A genome region from Lucilia cuprina isolate Lc7/37 chromosome 3, ASM2204524v1, whole genome shotgun sequence includes the following:
- the LOC124418962 gene encoding uncharacterized protein LOC124418962, which produces MEPTQRLDLCRICFQKHHLRNCKLFNGFSVRQRIYTVRAHRYCLNCLSRSHLVRECTTTSSCRRCGEMHHTLLHTGHTDSEAVVPPQRRSVQDRLQIPSRDRRIPNRVTPPQQPRRLQHSARPVSGDRNHHQHSPSEESGSLQVVSSRRMSFRRPVN; this is translated from the coding sequence ATGGAGCCAACTCAACGACTAGATTTATGTCGTATCTGCTTCCAGAAGCATCATTTGCGTAACTGCAAATTATTTAATGGTTTTTCGGTGAGGCAGCGCATTTACACCGTGAGGGCTCACAGGTATTGCCTAAACTGCTTATCCCGTTCTCACCTGGTAAGGGAATGTACCACCACCTCTTCATGTCGCCGATGTGGCGAGATGCACCACACTCTTCTCCACACAGGACATACGGATTCTGAAGCGGTTGTTCCTCCTCAAAGGCGCTCCGTTCAAGATCGCCTGCAAATACCTTCCCGGGATCGACGTATCCCAAATCGAGTGACACCTCCTCAACAACCACGGAGGCTGCAACATTCAGCTCGCCCTGTCTCAGGTGACAGAAACCACCACCAACATAGCCCTAGTGAAGAGTCTGGTTCCCTTCAGGTTGTTAGTAGTCGACGCATGTCATTCCGACGTCCTGTCAACTGA